Within the Triplophysa dalaica isolate WHDGS20190420 chromosome 2, ASM1584641v1, whole genome shotgun sequence genome, the region taaataccTTTATCAGTGAGTGATACAGCAGCTGATCTCTGAGATCCATGTTTATTCTGAGCCACACAGTAAAACTTTCCACTCTCTAGAGGTCTGAACGTCTCTCCAGATCCAACAGATGATGTTTGATTCTCTTTATACCAGCTGTAGTTGTGAACAGGtggatttgattcactgctgcaggtcagattcactgaatcaCCCTCCACTATTACACCAGAAGAACTGATGGACACTGAGACATTCCTCGGTGCATCTACAACACATAGATTTTCATTATCATTTGcataaacagtaaaatacaCAATATCAATGTACTTCACCGTCACAGAGCTACTGTTGCTTACACATCACATTCAGCATCACAGCTTCTGAATATTTCACTCCATGTTTATTTCTGGTCTTGCACTTGTATTTTCCACTGTGATCTGATCTGATACTTGAGATTCTGTAGATGTTTCCAGATTCTACAAGTTTTCCTCCTTTAAACCAGCTGTAGATGTGAACAGGtggatttgattcactgctgcaggtcagagTCACTGAATCACCTTCCACTATTACACCAGAAGAACTGATGGACACTGAGACATTCTGTGGTGCATCTACAACAGAcaaaaaatctataatacaaaCATCACAcccattttgtttgtttggtagTGAAATTGTCAAGAAACATTTATCTCACTAATAAATTgacatattttaatttgttctgCATTATTGAGTTTATCAACTCTATAGATCAGGCTATATCCATTGTTACAGCAAATCTACGTTCAGGTTAGTGAGGGACTAAAATCCTGTATTTGCTGGAGCATTCTGGCACCCCAGCCGAGATTTCAGAGATCCGGCTAACTACTTGGCACTAGTTTAAGTTTATTTAGACCGTAGGGGCTAATGTTTCCGTTTAGGACTACAGAAATGTTGTATAACCTATCTAAATAGGATAAGTGTCAAACCTGTGgttattgtaataatattttatctAAGTGTAGGAAACTATGGCATGATTGTATAAAGCTACCATAAGAGAAAGTAAGATTGGTCTATTTATCTCAATGGGGTGGTCATGACCTCTGGttagaaatattcatttaattctCATAGTCTAAGGGGACCAGATCAAATAATGTTTTAGCAATGAGCTGTAGGGGTATCCATCTGAGCATTACATTGAGCCTCTGGCAGTGACCAAGACTGACGAGTTTGTGACCGTGAGACAACACTGTTGCTTACACATCACATTCAGCGTCGCAGCTTCTGAATATTTCTCTCCATGTTTATTGTTGACCTTGCACTTGTATTCTCCACTGTGATCTGATCTGATACTTGAGATTCTGTAGATGTTTCCAGATCCTACAAACTTTTCTCCTTTAAACCAGCTGTAGGTGTGAACAGGtggatttgattcactgctgcaggtcagattcactgaatcaCCCTCCACTATGACACCAGAAGAACTGATGGACACTGAGGTTTTCTCTGGAGGatctaaaaaatgaatatgtaaataGAAATCAATAGAGAATTGTTCCATATATAAAGATCTATTTCTGAACTGTTGCATGGTGAAACAATCTGATATTAAATTGTCACgataaaacatttctattcGTAGATTGGATTATTAAACAGTCATGTTTGTTATTTCATCAATATTTGGCATAAACGTAGTAACCTGGTTCTctatgatatatttttattcatacaaCATTCAGAAATCtaaatgtgtgaaatgtttgaTCTTGTATAGTAATGTATAACTCACATTCTACATTGAGATGAACACCAGGAGAGCACAGATGTTCAGATACTCTTCCAGCAGCACATCTATAGAATCCTGAATCATGACGACTGACTGACTGCAGATGAAACTCATTCACTGTGTGTTCAgttaatgtctgtgtgtttctgtaccagatgaatgttgtttcttcagtcaGTCTGCAGGTGGTTTTACATGTAAGAGTGACTGAATCTCCCTCTTTCACTCTCTGTTGTGTCTCCACCTGGAGGTCTGAcagcaaacaacaacaaactctCTGTGTGATCATCAtcataatacagaataaaatatatcaatatcaTCAGAACATCAACTCTATCTATATatatcagatcagagttacacAATATAATGTCTCATGTCCTCTGTGTTTTTCCtcgattgcttaaacacatttcttgaaattatgTCTGGTATTCCCaatacagtaaacacaaatccataacatCTCCCACAATTCCCCAAACATCctattttcaggtcaaaatgaaGCTCTTTTCACAAAACCTTTCAAACTTGCTGAAAAACGAACTTTTCCACCAGACACAAGCCCTCAATAACACCCAGCATTTGACAGCTTAGAGTTTATACGAATATACAACATAAAGGAGTGCAGATAAAGCAAAATGCAAGAATGAGCTTaaggaaaacatttaattacTGTAATGTAGATGAAGATGATCTTAAAAGACAAGAACTGTTccaaaactaaagaacaatatgAACTTGTCATGCAACACAATAGAGTATTCAAatgcacaaataacatttacattcaggcatttagcagatgcttttatccaaagcgacttacagagaagaGAAAGGAAACAATATAGTGAAGCGATTTGTCAATGGGAGGCAATGTAAAGAATATTGCATCCTCCCAATTTCGTAAAAGTATACTGCTTTCTGCAAAAATAAGCAACAGgtaaaaagacaacaaatacacatttctaAACTTTGACAATCACAAATTTGAGGCTACACACGTGCTACAGTTTACTGGATACAGAATAGAGAAATGTATCTCACATAAAGTGAACtgtaattatactgtatgttatgtAAGTAGTATAAAGCCCAGTATGATGATTCTAGGATGTGCTCCTATTGATATTATCctgagattctgattggtctGTCATCAGTTGTgccactgaatgtttactgatggataaatgtttgctatttgagtttacatcttgacacttcagttcattatattgtgtatttGAGTCTTCTGAATGAGAACAGGGTCAAACCTTTGTAAAATGaggctgtttttgtgtgggGTTTGTCCTAGTTGGTGTATTGtttgttctgagaatgtgtttatagttttcagaaaatggtgaattgtttcatgaattgtgtgttagcaatggagaaaaactgtaatatgaTTCTGTAGATCTACCTGTGACATCAAGCTGAACTCCAGGAACTCCTGTCCATTTTCCACCTTGATGGTTTGTTGTAAATCTGCAGTAGTAGACGTGTTTATCAGCTTCTGTCACATTTGTCAGAGTGATGCTGTGAGTGTCTTTCTTTACACTTCGACAATCACGTCTTCTGTCTGTTGGTTTCAAACACAGGTTTGGATTTTCTTCACCAGTGTAAACAGCTTTTGTCCAGAAGGCTTCTTTGACCACATGGCCAGAAGGATATTTTAAATCACAGGACATTCTCACTGTTGAGCCTCTTAATGCACAAACATATGAAGGATTGTAATTCACTCCCCAATCCTTCTGACCATCAACCTCTGAAACACAGAATACAGGAAATGTCATCAAAAAAACTCATTTGCACCCAAGTTTACAAATTCTAACAAATTCTAAGTCTGAAATGGTCTGCGATATTGACTAAGGTTAATGAATCAGTGTTTACTCACTTTCAACAAGGAGATTAACACCAGGAGAGGACAGATGTTCAGATCCTCTTATAGCACATCTATAGACTCCTGAATGAtgatgactgactgactgtagaTGAAACTTATTCACTGTGTGTTcagttaatgtgtgtgtgtttctgtaccagatgaatgttgtttcttcagtcaGTCTGCAGGTGGTTTTACATGTAAGAGTGACTGAATCTCCCTCTTTCACTCTCTGTTGTGTCTCCACCTGGAGGTCTGacagcaaaacaacaacaaactctttttaaaataatgaagcTGCGGTAAATATTAtcaaatgcacattttacaATTCATAAACAGGACAATAAAATCAAAGTTCAATCAAAaatttcttttataatttactcaccctgctGCCATCCCAGGCGTGTTTAACATTTtcttatgatgaacacagaattgtaatatataataccCTGGttctttgacatttttataaacaaattcatCGCCTTGCTTCAGACGACATTAACCGCTGAGGACATGTGGTTTACTTTTAGGATTGATGTGTGTGCTTTTTGAAACATGCCTCCATTAAACTGGCATTACAGAAGAGTCAGGATATCTTTTTATATTCTTGACTGGGATTAGATTAAACTGGGACAAGGCCTTTGTTAAACTAggacatttaagtatacaattATGCCTTACAAAAACATAACTGGTGTGTGcatcttaaaacaaaatgttgccACTGATATCCACACTGATATATATTGTCTGGGAACTCCACCTCTTTGAACAATGAATAAACCCAAGAGGTATAATCTGTCAAACATTCGGCCGCAGGGCAAATACTACAGCTCAGAAAACATAATCATCGGCTATTCTCACAATAGTTCTTGATATTATCTTAATCCAGAATAAATTGTGGACTGGGCTTTCAGCCAGATTTCCATTACACGATTATCATGACCAAAATAATTcccaacaacaatattgttgtttttcgAAGAGATCTATTATGAAatcagtcaaattcatctttgttttctttctcttttatgATATTTCTTTTTGGGATTCTGTGTGATTCATGTAAACAACTTgcttgatttaaaataatccagTGTCGTTGTTTTGTCGCCAGATGCACAACGGTTTTGTTTAAGGCATGTTTGataaaactacttaaatgtcCACTGTGTCTGTTTAGAAACAAGCAGGCTGATCACTCTAATCATAATGAAATGCTTTAGTCAAAATCATCACAACTATGCATTCATCACATCAAAGTAATAATGACTCATGTCTTCTGTGTGGTAATATAATACCTGTGACATCAAGCTGAACTCCAGGAACTCCTGTCCATACTCCATCTGGTCTGTCTGTTATAAATCTGCAGTAGTAGACGTGTTTATCAGCCTCTGTCACATGTGTCAAAGTGATGCTGTTAGAGTCTTTATTTTCACTGTGACACTGAACTCTTCCTTTTTCTGGGTTCAAACACAGGTCAGGTGATGATGCATCAGGTACAACAGCTTTTGTCCAGAAGGTTTTATTGACCACATGGTCAGGAGGATATTTTAAATCACAGGACATTCTCACTGTTGAGCCTCTTAATGCACAAACATATGAAGGATTGTAATTCACTCCCCAAACCTGCTGACCATCAACATCTGAAACACAGAAATCACTAAATAATTCATCTACATTAACCTTTAATTGTGCATTCTTTTGCCACCGAAGATTTCTGTTTGTTGAATCAGTGTTTACTCACAATCAACACTGAGATAAACACCCGCAGAGGACAGATGTTCATATTCTCTCAAAGCACATCTATAGAGTCCTGAATCATGATGACTGACTGACGGCAAGTTCACTGTAAATCTTCCTTCAGGTAATCTCTGCCCATTTCTGTACCAGATGAATGTTGTTTCTTTAGTCAGTCTGCAGGTGGTTTTACATGTAAGAGTGACTGAATCTCCCTCTTTCACTCTCTGTTGTGTCTCCACCTGGAGGTCTGACagcaaaataacaacaaactcTCTGTTTGTCTATCATCAtaacacagaataaaatatatcaatatcaTCACAACATCAACTTTATAAATTTATATCAGAGCAGAGTTACACAATATAATGTCTCATGTTCTCTGTGTGTTAATATGATTCTGTAGATCTACCTGTGACATCAAGCTTAACTCCAGGAGTCCCTCTATATTCTCCAATGTATCCACTTTCTGTAAATATCCAGTAGTAGACGCCTTTATCAGCTTCTGTCACATGTGTTAAAGTGATGCTGTAATTCTCTGTATTCTCACTCCGACACTGAACATTTTCTCTGTAATATGTGTCAGAACACAGGTTTGGTGACACTGAAACAGGTTGATATGTTGTTTTGGTCCAGTATGATGATGTGATCCAATAACCACGAGGATAAATACAGGACATTCTCACTGTTGAGCCTCTTAATGCACAAACATAAGAAGGATTGTAATTCACTCCCCAATCCCGCCAACCATCAACATCTGAAGCAcagaaatgataaatatttgtgtttaaatgtcttgGCATATcatctttatgtttttttattttattttaaaaacaaagagttCATATAATAAGACAAAAGAGTGAAGTGAATGGTTCATAAGCTCTTTTGAGAGAACTGAAGACTGAATGTATGAAGTGAGTGTATAAGTGTGAAGACTGAAGTGTGATCTGTACTTACCAGCAGTCATGAGCAGAAACATCAGAGATATTGTGAAACACGCCGCCATAGCAAACTCTACAATCACACAACATACAGATGTGACATgagcgtaaatctcatttaacagtagggggggacaatacacataaaatttctcaagagcattttttgaaggggacacaaataatacagtcaaaattgtacttaagcgacaatatgcattaggttcataggttcatcatgcagacttgcagtcatattataactgaactgaactgtcacaGACTGTAATACAAGTCAGAGCTCTAGAGTCGAACAATTTGGAAATGCAATGCGACCTTATTTCTCAAAAATAATCAGAGGTCGCAGTCTCCGCAAATCTGAAAGTCTCCTTgtgattcaacaacagacacacattaggccCATATCGTGGTCCATCACTGACCAGACATGTGAtgcgatctgggaaaacccgtcggatgtcACGCTGGGaagcgggaaagacagttcacctatcaaagtaaaccacataacatgaagaataaAGGAGGATCCATGCACAtttccgccagtcctgtgtaaactatgtcaTGCAGAGTTGTTTTATATTCcatgttttcgtgagatgacagagctcaCAGTCTACAGCAGCAGGAGTTATCACCGCTCCGCTGCTCATGCGAGCCGGACCGCAAACGCGAAACATAAAAAgtgatgatcaaaagtccagacactacacacatgataaacaaagcaaaacttGCTTCAATGCTTgttagttgttgtccgtaatgtttgttagttcacttgtgtagtgataatggagCTCTCGTGTGtcctgcaccattttccttactttcgttttctTCAAAcagttttgtacagtatttttatagacttcaacactaggatttatttatctattattattaaagtaaGTCTCTTAGCAGTATAAAtgacttttacttgtgatactggactgtagtgtttttattttaacgttcaacaaacttttgttagctgggttgtatttcaggttgtagttgttgtgtttttttctgggtaaatattttgtattttaaaaagctgatgttcatcactaataactcaatcatcactataataattatgaaatgGTTTGGGGATAAATCTGGTTCAGAAttaaaatgaactgttgtttatatttgggtcagctctgctttatttgttctgatgtttgacatgtggcatagctttggcatgcctgtggccaaaatctggcaaacaggagcggaccgcacaagtgccatcattccacgccgtatgtgggccagatgagtaaagtatggggtgtaagatgtgggccagatgagtaaagtatggggagtaaggtgtgggtcagatgagtaaagtatggggtgtaaggtgtgggccagatgagtaaagtatggggtgTAAGATGTGggtcagatgagtaaagtatggggagtttGGTGTGggtcagatgagtaaagtatggggagtaagatgtgggtcagatgagtaaagtatggggtgtaagatgtgggccagatgaataaagtatggggagtaagatgtgggccagatgagtaaagtatggggagtaagatgtgggtcagatgagtaaagtatggggtgtaagatgtgggccagatgagtaaagtatggggagtaagatgtgggtcagatgagtaaagtatggggagtaaggtgtgggtcagatgagtaaagtatggggagtaaggtgtgggccagatgagtaaagtatggggagtaagatgtgggccagatgagtaaagtatggggagtaaggtgtgggccagatgagtaaagtatggggtgtaagatgtgggccagatgagtaaagtatggggagtaagatgtgggtcagatgagtaaagtatggggtgTAAGATGTGGGTCAGATGAGTAAAgcatggggagtaaggtgtgggccagatgagtaaagtatggggtgTAAGCTGTGggtcagatgagtaaagtatggggagtaagatgtgggccagatgagtaaagtatggggagtaaggtgtgggccagatgagtaaagtatggggtgTAAGCTGTGggtcagatgagtaaagtatggggagtaagatgtgggccagatgagtaaagtatggggagtaaggtgtgggtcagatgagtaaagtatggggagtaaggtgtgggccagatgagtaaagtatggggtgTAAGCTGTGggtcagatgagtaaagtatggggagtaagatgtgggccagatgagtaaagtatggggtgtaagatgtgggccagatgagtaaagtatggggtgTAAGCTGTGggtcagatgagtaaagtatggggtgtaagatgtgggccagatgaataaagtatggggagtaagatgtgggccagatgagtaaagtatggggagtaagatgtgggtcagatgagtaaagtatggggtgtaagatgtgggccagatgagtaaagtatggggagtaagatgtgggtcagatgagtaaagtatggggagtaaggtgtgggtcagatgagtaaagtatggggagtaaggtgtgggtcagatgagtaaagtatggggagtaaggtgtgggccagatgagtaaagtatggggagtaagatgTGGaagagtaaagtatggggagtaaggtgtgggccagatgagtaaagtatggggagtaagatgtgggccagatgagtaaagtatggggagtaaggtgtgggccagatgagtaaagtatggggtgtaagatgtgggccagatgagtaaagtatggggagtaagatgtgggtcagatgagtaaagtatggggtgTAAGATGTGGGTCAGATGAGTAAAgcatggggagtaaggtgtgggccagatgagtaaagtatggggtgTAAGCTGTGggtcagatgagtaaagtatggggagtaagatgtgggccagatgagtaaagtatggggagtaaggtgtgggccagatgagtaaagtatgggg harbors:
- the LOC130408758 gene encoding sialoadhesin-like isoform X2, which gives rise to MAACFTISLMFLLMTADVDGWRDWGVNYNPSYVCALRGSTVRMSCIYPRGYWITSSYWTKTTYQPVSVSPNLCSDTYYRENVQCRSENTENYSITLTHVTEADKGVYYWIFTESGYIGEYRGTPGVKLDVTDLQVETQQRVKEGDSVTLTCKTTCRLTKETTFIWYRNGQRLPEGRFTVNLPSVSHHDSGLYRCALREYEHLSSAGVYLSVDYVDGQQVWGVNYNPSYVCALRGSTVRMSCDLKYPPDHVVNKTFWTKAVVPDASSPDLCLNPEKGRVQCHSENKDSNSITLTHVTEADKHVYYCRFITDRPDGVWTGVPGVQLDVTDLQVETQQRVKEGDSVTLTCKTTCRLTEETTFIWYRNTHTLTEHTVNKFHLQSVSHHHSGVYRCAIRGSEHLSSPGVNLLVEKVDGQKDWGVNYNPSYVCALRGSTVRMSCDLKYPSGHVVKEAFWTKAVYTGEENPNLCLKPTDRRRDCRSVKKDTHSITLTNVTEADKHVYYCRFTTNHQGGKWTGVPGVQLDVTDLQVETQQRVKEGDSVTLTCKTTCRLTEETTFIWYRNTQTLTEHTVNEFHLQSVSRHDSGFYRCAAGRVSEHLCSPGVHLNVEYPPEKTSVSISSSGVIVEGDSVNLTCSSESNPPVHTYSWFKGEKFVGSGNIYRISSIRSDHSGEYKCKVNNKHGEKYSEAATLNVMYAPQNVSVSISSSGVIVEGDSVTLTCSSESNPPVHIYSWFKGGKLVESGNIYRISSIRSDHSGKYKCKTRNKHGVKYSEAVMLNVMYAPRNVSVSISSSGVIVEGDSVNLTCSSESNPPVHNYSWYKENQTSSVGSGETFRPLESGKFYCVAQNKHGSQRSAAVSLTDKGVQSPSVVSGIVAGCGGLFFIIIFIIIFIWKKWKDGGSEVNSQHQDNHFSGSAGAASANDVPLYSLVSANQREDSVSADDVQYTSVKYIRNKEISEKEQEECQYMNFKLNPASDPDCSTDVIYSSVK
- the LOC130408758 gene encoding sialoadhesin-like isoform X1 → MSEFAMAACFTISLMFLLMTADVDGWRDWGVNYNPSYVCALRGSTVRMSCIYPRGYWITSSYWTKTTYQPVSVSPNLCSDTYYRENVQCRSENTENYSITLTHVTEADKGVYYWIFTESGYIGEYRGTPGVKLDVTDLQVETQQRVKEGDSVTLTCKTTCRLTKETTFIWYRNGQRLPEGRFTVNLPSVSHHDSGLYRCALREYEHLSSAGVYLSVDYVDGQQVWGVNYNPSYVCALRGSTVRMSCDLKYPPDHVVNKTFWTKAVVPDASSPDLCLNPEKGRVQCHSENKDSNSITLTHVTEADKHVYYCRFITDRPDGVWTGVPGVQLDVTDLQVETQQRVKEGDSVTLTCKTTCRLTEETTFIWYRNTHTLTEHTVNKFHLQSVSHHHSGVYRCAIRGSEHLSSPGVNLLVEKVDGQKDWGVNYNPSYVCALRGSTVRMSCDLKYPSGHVVKEAFWTKAVYTGEENPNLCLKPTDRRRDCRSVKKDTHSITLTNVTEADKHVYYCRFTTNHQGGKWTGVPGVQLDVTDLQVETQQRVKEGDSVTLTCKTTCRLTEETTFIWYRNTQTLTEHTVNEFHLQSVSRHDSGFYRCAAGRVSEHLCSPGVHLNVEYPPEKTSVSISSSGVIVEGDSVNLTCSSESNPPVHTYSWFKGEKFVGSGNIYRISSIRSDHSGEYKCKVNNKHGEKYSEAATLNVMYAPQNVSVSISSSGVIVEGDSVTLTCSSESNPPVHIYSWFKGGKLVESGNIYRISSIRSDHSGKYKCKTRNKHGVKYSEAVMLNVMYAPRNVSVSISSSGVIVEGDSVNLTCSSESNPPVHNYSWYKENQTSSVGSGETFRPLESGKFYCVAQNKHGSQRSAAVSLTDKGVQSPSVVSGIVAGCGGLFFIIIFIIIFIWKKWKDGGSEVNSQHQDNHFSGSAGAASANDVPLYSLVSANQREDSVSADDVQYTSVKYIRNKEISEKEQEECQYMNFKLNPASDPDCSTDVIYSSVK
- the LOC130408758 gene encoding sialoadhesin-like isoform X3, translated to MSQTNREFVVILLSDLQVETQQRVKEGDSVTLTCKTTCRLTKETTFIWYRNGQRLPEGRFTVNLPSVSHHDSGLYRCALREYEHLSSAGVYLSVDYVDGQQVWGVNYNPSYVCALRGSTVRMSCDLKYPPDHVVNKTFWTKAVVPDASSPDLCLNPEKGRVQCHSENKDSNSITLTHVTEADKHVYYCRFITDRPDGVWTGVPGVQLDVTDLQVETQQRVKEGDSVTLTCKTTCRLTEETTFIWYRNTHTLTEHTVNKFHLQSVSHHHSGVYRCAIRGSEHLSSPGVNLLVEKVDGQKDWGVNYNPSYVCALRGSTVRMSCDLKYPSGHVVKEAFWTKAVYTGEENPNLCLKPTDRRRDCRSVKKDTHSITLTNVTEADKHVYYCRFTTNHQGGKWTGVPGVQLDVTDLQVETQQRVKEGDSVTLTCKTTCRLTEETTFIWYRNTQTLTEHTVNEFHLQSVSRHDSGFYRCAAGRVSEHLCSPGVHLNVEYPPEKTSVSISSSGVIVEGDSVNLTCSSESNPPVHTYSWFKGEKFVGSGNIYRISSIRSDHSGEYKCKVNNKHGEKYSEAATLNVMYAPQNVSVSISSSGVIVEGDSVTLTCSSESNPPVHIYSWFKGGKLVESGNIYRISSIRSDHSGKYKCKTRNKHGVKYSEAVMLNVMYAPRNVSVSISSSGVIVEGDSVNLTCSSESNPPVHNYSWYKENQTSSVGSGETFRPLESGKFYCVAQNKHGSQRSAAVSLTDKGVQSPSVVSGIVAGCGGLFFIIIFIIIFIWKKWKDGGSEVNSQHQDNHFSGSAGAASANDVPLYSLVSANQREDSVSADDVQYTSVKYIRNKEISEKEQEECQYMNFKLNPASDPDCSTDVIYSSVK